Proteins encoded by one window of Desulfovibrio ferrophilus:
- a CDS encoding threonine aldolase family protein: MSKKSFASDNNSGVHPQVMEALAEANAGHCVAYGSDPYTEAAREAFKDVFGPQTEPFFVFNGTGANVSSLAALTRSWNAAICSDCAHINVDECGAPERGAGIKLLAERSVDGKIDPRAIERHLHCLGSEHHSQPVAVSLTQATELGTVYTAKEIKDVADRAHEAGMAVHMDGARLANAAEFLGLGLKELTTDCGVDVLSFGGTKNGLMFGEAVVFLNPEHAETFKYIRKQSMQLHSKMRYIAAQYVALLSGDLWLENARNANAMARLLAKKISSIPGVDVTRPVETNGVFATLAPELIEPLREQFFFYTWDEELPEVRWMCSFDTTEEDVLGFVRTLAEVVAGQ; the protein is encoded by the coding sequence ATGTCAAAAAAGAGCTTTGCGAGCGATAATAATTCCGGTGTCCATCCACAAGTGATGGAGGCATTGGCTGAGGCCAACGCCGGACATTGCGTGGCCTATGGTTCTGATCCTTATACCGAGGCTGCCCGCGAAGCCTTCAAGGATGTCTTCGGACCTCAGACTGAACCTTTCTTTGTCTTCAATGGAACCGGAGCCAATGTGTCTTCCCTTGCGGCTTTGACACGTTCCTGGAATGCGGCGATCTGTTCCGACTGCGCTCATATCAATGTGGATGAATGCGGTGCACCCGAGCGGGGCGCTGGCATCAAGCTGCTGGCTGAACGGTCCGTGGACGGCAAGATCGATCCCCGCGCCATTGAGCGGCATCTGCATTGCCTGGGTTCCGAGCACCACTCACAGCCCGTGGCTGTATCGTTGACCCAGGCCACGGAGCTTGGCACCGTTTATACCGCCAAGGAAATCAAGGACGTGGCCGATCGGGCACACGAAGCAGGCATGGCTGTGCATATGGATGGCGCACGGCTGGCCAATGCCGCCGAGTTTCTGGGGCTGGGCCTGAAGGAACTGACCACGGATTGCGGAGTGGATGTGCTGTCCTTTGGCGGCACCAAGAACGGGCTGATGTTTGGCGAGGCCGTGGTGTTTCTGAATCCCGAGCACGCCGAGACCTTCAAATACATTCGCAAGCAATCCATGCAGTTGCATAGCAAGATGCGTTATATTGCGGCGCAGTACGTTGCTCTGCTTTCGGGCGACCTGTGGTTGGAAAATGCACGTAATGCAAACGCCATGGCTCGCTTGCTGGCAAAGAAGATATCGTCCATTCCCGGGGTTGATGTCACTCGCCCTGTGGAGACCAATGGCGTCTTCGCCACCCTTGCTCCAGAGCTCATTGAGCCGCTACGCGAACAATTCTTTTTTTATACTTGGGACGAGGAATTGCCTGAAGTCCGGTGGATGTGCTCCTTTGATACCACCGAAGAAGACGTTTTGGGCTTTGTACGGACTCTTGCCGAGGTTGTCGCCGGGCAGTGA
- a CDS encoding transporter substrate-binding domain-containing protein codes for MKLWKIVAMALMASLVMASVAMAGPAYDNIMKTKVLRAGIMTDSIPGAFYNEKNEWVGMDVDIAEEIAKRMGCTLERVAVNNKTRIAFVQQGRIDLSVANMTHKRERDKSIDFSITYFFDGQKLLAKKGKYAKASDFVGKKIATMQGTTSEINIKNLLKSLGDKDYEKNVISFQKESECYQALKMGRVAAWSTDSTILLGYAAKDAGKFELVGDFISDEPYGMGLPEDDSKLRDAVNFALQDMWKDGTYMTIYNKWYGPDTPYYFPMTEQIEMWP; via the coding sequence ATGAAACTTTGGAAGATCGTTGCGATGGCCCTGATGGCCTCCCTCGTGATGGCCTCCGTGGCCATGGCTGGTCCGGCTTATGACAACATCATGAAGACCAAGGTGCTGCGCGCCGGTATCATGACGGATTCGATCCCCGGTGCGTTCTACAACGAGAAGAACGAGTGGGTCGGCATGGACGTGGACATCGCCGAAGAGATCGCCAAGCGCATGGGTTGCACCCTGGAGCGCGTGGCTGTGAACAACAAGACTCGCATCGCTTTCGTGCAGCAGGGCCGTATCGACCTTTCCGTTGCAAACATGACCCACAAGCGTGAGCGCGACAAGTCCATCGACTTCTCCATCACTTACTTCTTTGATGGCCAGAAGCTGCTCGCCAAGAAGGGCAAGTACGCCAAGGCTTCCGACTTCGTGGGCAAGAAGATCGCCACCATGCAGGGCACCACTTCCGAGATCAACATCAAGAATCTCCTGAAGAGCCTGGGCGACAAGGACTACGAGAAGAACGTCATCTCCTTCCAGAAGGAATCCGAGTGCTACCAGGCTCTGAAGATGGGCCGTGTTGCTGCTTGGAGCACTGACTCCACCATCCTGCTTGGCTACGCCGCCAAGGACGCTGGCAAGTTTGAGCTGGTCGGTGACTTCATTTCCGATGAGCCTTACGGCATGGGTCTGCCCGAGGACGATTCCAAGCTTCGCGACGCCGTGAACTTTGCCCTTCAGGACATGTGGAAAGATGGCACCTACATGACCATCTACAACAAGTGGTATGGTCCTGATACCCCGTACTACTTCCCCATGACCGAGCAGATCGAGATGTGGCCCTAA
- a CDS encoding asparaginase domain-containing protein, protein MADIRILVTGGTLDKEYNQLDGELVFTKTHLTDILTQAKCTVDVAIETVMLKDSLHMVDADRELILERVLAAPEDKVVVTHGTDTMPETARLIGPRANGKTVVLVGAMVPYSFVNSDALFNLGCAFSAAQLLAPGAYITMNGKVFASDNVRKNRQKGEFETLD, encoded by the coding sequence ATGGCAGACATTCGCATTCTCGTGACCGGCGGCACGCTGGACAAGGAATATAATCAGCTGGACGGTGAGCTGGTTTTTACCAAGACTCATCTGACCGACATTCTGACTCAGGCCAAGTGCACCGTTGATGTGGCCATCGAGACCGTGATGCTCAAGGACAGCCTGCATATGGTCGATGCTGATCGCGAGTTGATCCTGGAGCGGGTTTTGGCTGCACCTGAAGACAAGGTTGTGGTCACCCATGGTACGGATACCATGCCCGAGACAGCCCGGCTGATCGGGCCGCGAGCCAATGGCAAAACCGTTGTGTTGGTGGGGGCCATGGTCCCGTATTCCTTTGTGAACTCCGATGCCCTGTTCAATCTGGGATGCGCCTTCAGTGCGGCTCAGTTGCTTGCCCCCGGGGCTTACATCACCATGAATGGCAAGGTCTTTGCCAGTGATAACGTCCGTAAGAATCGTCAGAAGGGTGAATTCGAAACCCTCGATTGA
- a CDS encoding response regulator — MNDQVAAARILVIEDSHVQAKIISRHIEGLSNFETVSAHSLEEAEQVLISQREYLFAAVVDLNLPDAPDGEAVDLVQAHGLPAVVLTATFHDEVRDSLLKKNVADYVLKSSMIVLDDVVDALSRLYKNQTLKALVVDDSKTARSLVRGLLEIQNFRVVEAEDGKQALDILESEQDIVIVVTDYEMPVMDGFEFCAEVRKTRKKDSLAIVGVSGAGESSMTAKFLKHGANDFLTKPFEAEAFSWRINQTVEMLEIARELSQCLGSLSTPGDE, encoded by the coding sequence GTGAACGATCAAGTCGCCGCCGCTCGCATCCTCGTCATCGAAGACAGCCATGTTCAGGCCAAGATCATTTCGCGCCATATCGAGGGACTGTCGAACTTCGAGACCGTGAGTGCCCATTCGTTGGAAGAGGCTGAACAGGTATTGATCTCTCAGCGGGAGTATTTGTTCGCAGCTGTGGTCGATTTGAATCTGCCCGATGCCCCGGATGGTGAGGCCGTGGATCTGGTGCAGGCCCACGGGTTGCCAGCAGTGGTGCTGACCGCGACCTTCCATGATGAAGTGCGCGATTCCCTGCTCAAGAAGAACGTGGCCGACTATGTGCTCAAGAGCAGCATGATTGTTCTTGATGACGTCGTGGACGCTCTGTCTCGACTGTACAAGAATCAGACGCTGAAGGCTCTGGTCGTGGACGATTCCAAGACGGCTCGATCTCTGGTTCGTGGTTTGTTGGAGATTCAGAACTTTCGGGTTGTTGAAGCCGAAGACGGCAAGCAGGCCCTGGATATCCTTGAATCAGAGCAGGATATCGTCATCGTGGTGACCGACTATGAGATGCCCGTGATGGATGGGTTCGAATTCTGTGCTGAAGTTCGCAAAACCCGCAAGAAGGACTCTTTGGCCATCGTCGGAGTGTCCGGGGCTGGCGAGTCGTCCATGACGGCGAAATTCTTGAAGCACGGTGCCAATGATTTTCTGACCAAGCCCTTCGAAGCCGAGGCCTTTTCCTGGCGCATCAATCAGACCGTGGAGATGCTTGAAATAGCCAGAGAATTGTCTCAATGTCTTGGCTCGCTTTCTACCCCCGGTGACGAATAA
- a CDS encoding amino acid ABC transporter ATP-binding protein, producing MIQFRRVNKWYSDLHVLQDINLDIAEGEVVVVCGPSGSGKSTLIRCINRLEPIQKGKIIVDGHDINDPKTNLTLLRAEVGFVFQQFNLYPHMTVLENITLSPVLVRGMDKREAEDLGMELLVKVDIPDQASKYPCQLSGGQQQRVAIARGLAMQPKIMLFDEPTSALDPEMINEVLDVMKTLAREGMTMVCVTHEMGFAREVADRIIFMDGGLMIEENTPHEFFQNPKSERTKDFLSKILTH from the coding sequence TTGATTCAGTTTCGCCGCGTGAACAAGTGGTATAGCGACCTGCACGTGTTGCAGGATATCAATCTGGACATCGCCGAAGGCGAGGTCGTGGTCGTGTGCGGGCCGTCAGGGTCCGGTAAAAGTACGTTGATCCGCTGCATTAACCGTCTGGAGCCCATCCAGAAGGGCAAAATTATTGTTGACGGACACGACATCAACGACCCCAAAACCAATCTCACCCTGCTCAGGGCCGAGGTTGGTTTTGTTTTTCAGCAGTTCAATCTGTATCCGCACATGACCGTGTTGGAAAACATCACCCTTTCTCCGGTGTTGGTGCGGGGCATGGATAAGCGCGAGGCAGAGGACCTGGGCATGGAACTGTTGGTCAAGGTCGACATCCCTGACCAGGCCAGCAAGTATCCCTGCCAGCTCTCAGGTGGTCAGCAGCAGCGTGTGGCCATTGCCCGCGGTCTGGCCATGCAGCCCAAGATCATGCTTTTTGACGAGCCGACGTCCGCTCTGGACCCCGAGATGATCAACGAGGTTCTGGACGTAATGAAGACCCTTGCCCGTGAGGGCATGACCATGGTCTGCGTGACGCACGAAATGGGATTTGCCCGTGAAGTGGCTGATCGGATCATCTTTATGGATGGTGGACTGATGATTGAGGAGAATACTCCCCATGAATTCTTCCAAAATCCCAAGAGTGAGCGGACCAAGGATTTCCTCAGCAAGATTCTGACCCACTAG
- a CDS encoding amino acid ABC transporter permease: MIRFWMEKKWVQLSLLATLVMLAVYYWGWVFDFGYKFDWSVLFTVNETYGEHYGLLMLKGVCWTIVLSLISAVLALSLGVAVGLGRVSQFKPVYWLSTSYVEFFRNTPLLVQLLFWYFAFPQALPEGAREWVFELGFGFQDMLPGWMGWLLPPWLADMNFGYEFLTAVMALSTYTASFMAEVIRAGLQSIPKGLLEAAYSSGLTYSQVLSRIILPISFRAIIPPLGSEFLNNMKNSSLAMFVGISELAWCSQQVESMTFRGFEAATAASVLYLTLSLGISAVLNAVNIRLRIGGSGRSFGERLVNGIVGPVSLTCRVATRPVRRAAHRAASRRRRHRSVSYSPARAALNKSVSNAWSFTILSLKAMFVGAIAYVLYRAVMGVAGFNWDVIFDNFKLMLYWRFPSDDPSDVLAGVGGLSMAILMAVIAITCSFPLGLFAGLGRTSNNLLWKIPSVVYIEVIRGNPLIMVIFWVYFFIPVLTGTFLHVFWSATIALTVFTGAYLGEIIRAGIENLPPGQAEAAFSTGLSYFQTMRRVILPQALKQMIPPIVGQFIAIFKDTSLAYVLGVMELTNVTMVLNNRIMIYPIELYTAAAFLYFVCCYAMSQYANRLEQRLSPEKARLAM, encoded by the coding sequence ATGATCAGATTCTGGATGGAAAAGAAGTGGGTGCAGCTGTCCTTGCTGGCGACCCTGGTGATGCTGGCCGTCTATTATTGGGGCTGGGTGTTCGATTTTGGGTACAAGTTTGACTGGAGCGTGCTGTTCACAGTCAACGAGACCTACGGCGAGCACTATGGTCTGCTCATGCTCAAAGGCGTGTGCTGGACTATTGTCCTGTCTTTGATCAGTGCTGTCCTGGCTTTGAGCCTGGGCGTCGCAGTGGGCTTGGGGCGCGTCTCCCAGTTCAAGCCTGTCTACTGGCTGTCCACTTCCTACGTTGAATTTTTCCGGAATACGCCGCTCTTGGTCCAGTTGCTGTTCTGGTATTTTGCCTTCCCCCAGGCTTTGCCCGAGGGTGCCCGCGAGTGGGTCTTCGAATTGGGCTTTGGCTTCCAGGACATGCTGCCCGGTTGGATGGGCTGGTTGCTGCCACCCTGGCTGGCCGACATGAATTTCGGATACGAATTCCTGACCGCAGTGATGGCTTTGTCCACCTATACGGCCTCCTTCATGGCCGAGGTCATCCGTGCCGGCTTGCAGTCCATCCCCAAGGGATTGCTCGAAGCGGCCTATTCCAGTGGCCTGACCTATTCACAGGTCTTGAGCAGAATTATCCTGCCCATTTCCTTCCGTGCCATTATTCCGCCGCTGGGCAGCGAGTTCCTGAACAACATGAAGAACTCGTCCCTGGCCATGTTCGTGGGGATCAGTGAATTGGCCTGGTGCTCGCAGCAGGTGGAGTCCATGACCTTCCGCGGGTTCGAAGCCGCCACTGCCGCTTCTGTCCTGTATCTCACTCTGTCGCTGGGCATTTCAGCGGTGCTCAATGCCGTGAACATCCGTTTGCGGATTGGTGGTTCCGGCCGCAGCTTTGGCGAGCGCCTGGTCAACGGCATTGTTGGCCCGGTGAGCCTGACCTGTCGAGTGGCAACGCGTCCGGTGCGTCGCGCTGCGCATCGTGCAGCCTCCCGACGCCGTCGGCATCGTTCCGTGAGCTATTCCCCCGCACGTGCGGCTCTGAACAAGTCCGTGAGTAATGCCTGGTCATTCACCATCTTGAGCCTCAAGGCGATGTTCGTGGGGGCCATCGCCTATGTTCTGTACCGGGCGGTGATGGGTGTTGCCGGATTCAATTGGGATGTGATTTTCGACAATTTCAAGCTGATGCTCTACTGGCGCTTCCCCTCGGATGATCCGAGTGATGTGCTTGCCGGTGTGGGCGGGCTGTCCATGGCCATCCTGATGGCCGTGATCGCCATTACCTGCAGCTTCCCCCTGGGGCTTTTTGCAGGACTGGGCCGTACGTCCAATAATCTGCTGTGGAAGATTCCCAGCGTGGTCTACATTGAGGTTATTCGCGGTAACCCACTGATCATGGTCATCTTCTGGGTCTACTTTTTTATCCCGGTATTGACCGGCACCTTCCTGCACGTGTTCTGGAGTGCGACCATCGCCCTGACCGTGTTCACAGGTGCGTACCTTGGCGAGATCATCCGTGCGGGCATTGAGAACCTGCCCCCTGGTCAGGCCGAGGCCGCGTTCTCCACGGGATTGTCCTATTTCCAAACCATGCGCCGGGTGATCCTGCCGCAGGCTCTGAAGCAGATGATTCCCCCCATCGTGGGACAGTTCATTGCCATCTTCAAGGATACTTCGCTGGCCTATGTGCTGGGCGTTATGGAGTTGACCAACGTGACCATGGTTCTCAACAACCGAATCATGATCTATCCCATTGAACTCTATACGGCAGCGGCGTTCCTGTATTTCGTCTGCTGCTACGCCATGAGCCAATACGCCAACAGACTGGAGCAGCGATTGTCTCCGGAAAAAGCCCGTTTGGCGATGTAG
- a CDS encoding N-acetylmuramoyl-L-alanine amidase, with translation MTQTPILPNQRRPVYTGAMPSRFVVLLAALVLFFTLSGQAHATDQQPQFNAALKSFKQVLSSEKSASRRDLWTDVHARFERVFKISPTSGYAPKCLYYMGRCYEELARRSGLRSDAHRAVDYFQRATNRFPPGDSWIDDCLFRKAEIAFVRLGDARSAAEDLRIIRRLYSKGDHASKAAKLLARIEGRSTASAPVVKKSAPKPSPKQVAVPKAEIKSAYDKAQKAFKVVRSKKKPSRDEFLRVARRFAAVSEAAGSGVYAARSAYFEGFTWDELGRISRRDDDFMKAVEGYERAVDLFRETDSWRDDALFRKGYVEFTHLNDEDQAYADLLLVVRDYPDGDRAVEAKELLRAMDEARANELPDAAAVSTPQAASKARPVAPEVRPSTAGTSTFNGKTGDATLLGVRYSSGEDFTRIVLDLDNAVEFKERSLPADEASGKLSRMFVDLKKTRVAKNVKARQEVPGGFLKTVRAAQNTPDTARVVLDFKEKQEYHILTLENPYRIVIDVFARKSVAKEIPKTFGKPDQAPRKPGKKERDTAKDVLAQLGMTIGTVMIDAGHGGRDPGAVQYIRYKDNKGKLRKKLRTKEKDVTLRLARILGAELKKKGYKVLYTRAEDRKVALEDRVLAANIKKADLFISLHCNANAKSSVRGFETYYLGKAKNDIVLRLAAKENNVDPMKISDTQKIVLDLVHSFKIEESRVLASHVQKHSVRALRSKYKGINDHGARSAPFFVLIGAKMPAVLVEVGYISNSTEAKLLRSDEYLHEVSRGVISGVEAYRKELQTAGL, from the coding sequence ATGACACAGACGCCAATCTTGCCGAATCAACGCCGCCCCGTTTACACCGGGGCTATGCCCTCTCGCTTCGTAGTCCTTCTGGCTGCGTTGGTCCTGTTTTTTACCCTAAGCGGCCAAGCCCATGCCACGGATCAGCAGCCCCAGTTCAATGCGGCCTTGAAAAGTTTCAAGCAGGTGTTGTCCTCGGAGAAAAGCGCCTCGCGTCGCGATCTGTGGACCGACGTTCATGCCCGGTTCGAGCGGGTGTTCAAGATCAGTCCCACCTCGGGCTATGCGCCCAAGTGTCTCTATTATATGGGCCGTTGCTACGAGGAATTGGCCCGGCGATCAGGGCTGCGTAGCGATGCCCATCGTGCCGTGGATTATTTCCAGCGGGCGACCAATCGTTTTCCTCCGGGCGATTCCTGGATAGATGATTGTCTGTTCCGAAAGGCCGAGATTGCTTTTGTTCGTCTGGGCGATGCCAGATCGGCAGCCGAAGACCTGCGTATTATCCGTCGCCTTTACTCCAAAGGCGATCATGCCTCCAAGGCCGCAAAGCTGTTAGCTCGTATTGAGGGCAGAAGCACGGCATCTGCCCCCGTGGTCAAGAAGTCTGCACCCAAGCCCTCGCCCAAACAGGTCGCGGTGCCCAAGGCCGAGATCAAGAGTGCCTACGATAAGGCTCAAAAGGCCTTCAAGGTGGTGCGATCCAAGAAGAAACCCTCTCGTGACGAATTCTTGCGTGTGGCTCGGCGGTTTGCTGCTGTCTCCGAGGCTGCGGGGAGCGGGGTTTATGCTGCCCGAAGTGCCTATTTCGAGGGCTTTACCTGGGATGAGTTGGGGCGTATCTCGCGCCGCGATGACGATTTTATGAAGGCCGTTGAAGGATACGAGCGCGCCGTAGATCTGTTCCGCGAAACGGATTCCTGGCGCGATGATGCCCTGTTCCGCAAGGGGTACGTGGAATTCACACATTTGAATGACGAGGATCAGGCCTATGCGGATCTGTTACTGGTCGTGCGTGATTATCCCGATGGTGACCGAGCGGTAGAGGCCAAAGAACTGTTACGAGCCATGGACGAGGCCCGGGCCAATGAGTTGCCCGATGCCGCAGCGGTTTCCACTCCGCAAGCCGCGAGCAAGGCTCGGCCAGTGGCTCCGGAAGTCAGACCCTCCACGGCGGGGACATCGACCTTCAATGGCAAGACCGGTGATGCCACGCTCTTGGGCGTACGTTATTCCAGTGGTGAGGACTTCACCCGCATCGTGCTGGACTTGGATAATGCAGTCGAATTCAAGGAGCGCTCCCTGCCTGCGGATGAGGCCAGCGGCAAGTTGTCCCGAATGTTCGTGGATTTGAAAAAGACCCGTGTGGCCAAGAATGTCAAGGCTCGGCAGGAGGTCCCCGGAGGATTTCTGAAGACCGTCCGTGCGGCTCAAAATACCCCTGATACGGCCCGGGTCGTTCTCGATTTCAAGGAAAAGCAGGAGTATCATATCCTGACCCTTGAAAATCCTTATCGCATTGTCATTGACGTCTTTGCCCGCAAGTCTGTGGCCAAAGAGATTCCCAAGACGTTTGGCAAGCCGGATCAGGCACCCCGCAAGCCGGGCAAGAAGGAGCGCGATACCGCCAAGGACGTTCTGGCTCAGTTGGGCATGACCATTGGGACGGTCATGATCGATGCCGGACACGGTGGGCGTGACCCGGGGGCCGTGCAGTATATCCGCTATAAGGACAACAAGGGCAAACTTCGCAAGAAGCTGAGGACCAAGGAAAAGGATGTGACCCTGCGTCTGGCGAGAATCCTTGGGGCAGAGCTCAAGAAGAAGGGCTATAAGGTTCTCTATACCCGCGCCGAGGACCGCAAGGTGGCCCTGGAAGATCGGGTTCTGGCGGCCAATATCAAAAAGGCCGATCTGTTTATTTCTTTGCACTGCAACGCCAACGCCAAAAGCTCCGTCCGTGGCTTTGAGACGTATTATCTTGGTAAGGCCAAGAACGATATCGTGCTCAGGCTGGCGGCCAAGGAAAACAACGTCGATCCCATGAAGATCAGTGACACCCAGAAGATTGTTCTGGATCTGGTCCATAGTTTCAAGATCGAGGAATCCCGGGTGCTGGCCAGCCACGTACAGAAACATTCCGTGCGGGCGTTACGATCCAAGTACAAAGGGATCAATGACCATGGGGCGCGTTCGGCGCCGTTCTTTGTGCTCATCGGAGCGAAAATGCCTGCGGTGCTGGTGGAGGTCGGCTATATCTCCAACTCCACCGAGGCCAAGCTGCTGCGCTCGGACGAGTATCTGCATGAAGTCTCCAGAGGGGTTATTTCCGGGGTCGAGGCCTATCGCAAGGAACTGCAGACCGCCGGTCTCTAG